In Janthinobacterium sp. 67, a genomic segment contains:
- a CDS encoding cell division ATP-binding protein FtsE, whose amino-acid sequence MIEFQHVSKQYSPDAVALSDISLSIAKGELVFLAGPSGAGKSTLLKMIAAMERPTSGKLIVNGQDMAKIKPAGVPFLRRNMGLIFQQQKLLNDRSILANVMLPLLVVGAHKAAAEQRARAALDKVGLLDRAMARPLSLSGGEQQRVSIARAIVNRPQIILADEPTANLDRASANKVLDALKAFHSVGVTCLISSHDEQMLDAAARVIHLKNGQLVAIDKATQAPVFAPPDPNFAPSPDQDDAQGEQS is encoded by the coding sequence ATGATTGAATTTCAGCACGTCTCCAAGCAATACTCCCCCGATGCCGTGGCGCTCAGCGACATTTCGCTCAGTATTGCCAAGGGCGAGCTGGTGTTTCTGGCCGGCCCGTCCGGCGCCGGCAAATCCACCCTGCTGAAAATGATCGCCGCCATGGAACGCCCCACGTCGGGCAAGCTGATCGTCAATGGCCAGGACATGGCCAAGATCAAGCCGGCAGGCGTGCCGTTTTTGCGCCGTAACATGGGCCTGATCTTCCAGCAGCAAAAATTATTGAACGACCGCTCCATCCTGGCCAACGTCATGCTGCCGCTGCTCGTCGTCGGCGCCCACAAGGCGGCCGCCGAGCAGCGCGCGCGCGCCGCACTCGACAAGGTGGGATTGCTGGACCGCGCCATGGCGCGTCCGCTGTCGCTGTCGGGCGGCGAGCAGCAGCGCGTATCGATCGCGCGCGCCATCGTCAACCGGCCGCAGATCATCCTGGCCGACGAACCGACGGCCAACCTGGACCGCGCCAGCGCCAACAAGGTGCTCGACGCCCTGAAGGCCTTCCACTCCGTGGGCGTGACCTGCCTCATTTCCAGCCATGACGAACAGATGCTCGACGCCGCCGCCCGCGTGATCCACCTGAAGAACGGCCAGCTGGTGGCCATCGACAAGGCCACGCAGGCGCCCGTCTTCGCGCCGCCCGATCCCAATTTTGCGCCATCGCCCGACCAGGACGACGCGCAGGGAGAACAGTCATGA